The following proteins are encoded in a genomic region of Nicotiana sylvestris chromosome 4, ASM39365v2, whole genome shotgun sequence:
- the LOC138890365 gene encoding uncharacterized mitochondrial protein AtMg00710-like, with the protein MNQTLLKKVLCMLSNTGLGREFLAEAITYAFHLINRLPSAVIGGKTPLEKWYGKPVEDYSFWHVFGSIAYYHVKESKLDPRAKKAIFMGIISEVKGYCLWHPEKEKIIFNRDVTFDESAITD; encoded by the coding sequence ATGAACCAGACTTTGCTGAAGAAGGTTCTGTGTATGTTGTCCAATACTGGCTTGGGCAGAGAATTTTTGGCCGAGGCAATAACATATGCATTCCACCTCATTAATCGTTTACCATCTGCCGTTATTGGTGGCAAGACACCacttgaaaaatggtatggaaaacctgttGAAGATTATAGTTTTTGGCATGTATTTGGCTCAATTGCATACTATCATGTgaaagagtcaaaattggatccaagagCAAAGAAAGCTATATTTATGGGGATTATTTCTGAAGTCAAGGGATATTGCTTATGGCATCCAGAGAAggaaaaaattatattcaacagagatgttacctttgatgaatctgccaTAACAGATTAG